One part of the Ursus arctos isolate Adak ecotype North America unplaced genomic scaffold, UrsArc2.0 scaffold_16, whole genome shotgun sequence genome encodes these proteins:
- the LOC125281969 gene encoding ral guanine nucleotide dissociation stimulator-like → MWPSQCDQGAPPHLGHRELRKQEILFARIQLELFKKLLPHQCLGSVWSKHNKPGSEHLAPTVRATVTQFNGVAKCVITTCLGNPSMTARDRAMVVEHWIKVAKACQTLRNYSSLHAILSALQSVSIHRLENTWGKVSRKPLRIFQKLCSKDTAQGRNLLIKDTGCRALPWHFPHQVADVGYRSGGLSGGG, encoded by the exons ATGTGGCCGAGCCAGTGCGATCAAGGAGCGCCACCACATCTGGGGCACCGggagctgagaaagcaagaaatattgttcgccaggatacaactg gagctgttcaagaagctgctgccccatcagtgcctgggctccgtctggtccaagcacaacaagcctggcagtgagcacctggcacccacagtccgggccactgtcacccagttcaacggtgtggccaagtgtgtcatcaccacctgccttggcaacccaagcatgacagcccgggacagggccatggtggtggagcactggatcaaggtggccaag gcctgtcaaaccctgaggaactactcctccttacatgccatcctctcggctctgcagagtgtctccattcaccgcctcgagaacacgtgggggaaggtttccag gaagccattgaggatctttcaaaagctgtgcagcaaggacaccgcacagggcaggaacctactcatcaag gacacagggtgtcgtgcccttccttggcactttcctcaccaagTTGCTGATGTTGGATACCGCAGTGGAggtctatctggaggtgggtga
- the LOC130543851 gene encoding ral guanine nucleotide dissociation stimulator-like 1 gives MSEARLQLGHGSRCRRLVKQQSFLKAKLHEVCLSGPQLPLGNEINHQKRNKEYQVMTDIMLLQVAAENYTLEPEDPFWAWFQAMEPLSEAERAAPRRSSKSWSGTSTTTP, from the exons ATGAGTGAGGCGAGACTGCAGTTAGGAcatggctcccggtgccgaagactggtgaagcagcagagcttcctgaaggcaaagctgcatgaggtctgtctgagtggacctcagcttcccctg gggaatgagatcaaccaccaaaaaagaaataag gaataccaagtcatgacggacatcatgctgctccaggtggctgccgagaattacaccctagagcccgaggatcctttttgggcctggttccaggctatggagccgctcagcgaggctgagag agctgcacccaggaggtcatcgaagagctggtctgggacttcaactacaacgccctag